In Spirochaetaceae bacterium, a genomic segment contains:
- a CDS encoding DUF4160 domain-containing protein, with amino-acid sequence MARIRRGGYIFVTWVSDHAPRHVHVYRDGRLAVKWDLENRVAMKGKATRRILDLIEELQREGEL; translated from the coding sequence GTGGCGCGGATTCGGCGCGGCGGCTACATTTTTGTCACCTGGGTTTCCGACCACGCGCCGCGTCATGTGCATGTCTATCGCGATGGACGACTGGCGGTAAAGTGGGACCTGGAGAACAGGGTAGCGATGAAGGGCAAGGCGACTCGGCGGATTCTGGATCTGATTGAGGAACTGCAGCGTGAGGGTGAGTTGTGA